A stretch of the Lentisphaerota bacterium genome encodes the following:
- a CDS encoding aminotransferase DegT, with protein sequence MRKNRLFLSPPCVGPDERACVAEAFDSNYIAPCGPQVDAFERAMAERTGIPHALALSSATAALHLLYRELGAGPDGAVVAPTLTFVASVAPAVQMGAEAVLVDSNEATWTLDPERADDALRTLAREGRRVAAVVAVDLYGQCCDYDALDAVCKRHGVPLIIDAAEALGATYRGRAAGAAGAAAVYSFNGNKIITTSGGGLLASADAALVARARHLSQQAREDEAWYEHRTLGYNYRMSNLVAAVGVGQLRHLDDIVAKRRTICGWYRERLADVPQVRFMPEAAYGAASRWLTVVCFDGDAESGESGRPGDTSQRIRLALESENIEARPVWKPMHLQPVFRGARTFGGGIAERLFSRGLCLPSGTAMTESDCDEVCAVIRRALGA encoded by the coding sequence ATGCGTAAAAATCGCCTGTTCTTGTCGCCCCCGTGCGTCGGCCCTGACGAACGCGCGTGTGTGGCGGAGGCGTTCGACAGCAATTACATTGCGCCGTGCGGGCCGCAGGTGGATGCGTTCGAGCGGGCCATGGCGGAGCGGACCGGCATTCCCCATGCGCTGGCGCTGTCCAGCGCCACGGCGGCGCTCCACCTGCTCTACCGCGAACTGGGCGCCGGGCCGGACGGCGCGGTCGTGGCGCCGACGCTGACGTTTGTGGCGAGTGTCGCGCCCGCCGTGCAGATGGGTGCCGAGGCGGTGCTGGTGGATTCGAACGAGGCGACCTGGACGCTCGATCCGGAACGCGCTGACGACGCGCTGCGGACGCTGGCGCGCGAGGGGCGGCGCGTCGCTGCGGTCGTGGCGGTCGATCTGTATGGACAGTGCTGTGACTACGACGCCCTGGACGCGGTCTGCAAGCGCCACGGCGTCCCGCTGATTATTGATGCGGCCGAAGCCCTGGGCGCGACCTATCGCGGACGCGCCGCCGGAGCGGCAGGCGCCGCCGCCGTCTATTCGTTCAATGGCAACAAAATCATCACGACCTCGGGCGGCGGGTTGCTGGCCTCGGCCGATGCCGCCTTGGTCGCGCGCGCGCGCCACCTCTCTCAGCAGGCCCGCGAGGACGAGGCGTGGTACGAGCATCGGACACTGGGGTACAATTACCGGATGAGCAATCTGGTGGCCGCCGTCGGCGTGGGGCAACTCCGCCATCTGGACGACATTGTCGCCAAGCGGCGGACGATTTGCGGGTGGTATCGCGAACGGCTGGCCGATGTGCCGCAGGTCCGGTTCATGCCCGAGGCGGCTTATGGAGCCGCCAGCCGCTGGCTGACCGTGGTTTGTTTTGACGGGGACGCGGAATCGGGGGAGTCGGGACGTCCGGGTGACACCAGCCAGCGAATCCGCCTCGCACTGGAGTCGGAGAACATCGAGGCTCGTCCGGTGTGGAAACCGATGCATCTCCAACCGGTCTTCCGCGGCGCGCGCACCTTTGGCGGCGGCATCGCCGAGCGCCTGTTCAGCCGCGGGCTGTGCCTCCCCTCTGGTACGGCAATGACCGAATCGGATTGCGACGAGGTTTGCGCGGTCATCCGGCGCGCGCTGGGCGCTTAA